From Streptomonospora salina, the proteins below share one genomic window:
- a CDS encoding TatD family hydrolase: MGKRSGSAVRNRNAQTPPEPPEPLRVAVGDSHTHMDMQTPEPGAIIAAAEAVGVTPLMQVGVDVSSSQWAARIAAEHPTVWAAAALHPNEAPRIVHGDGAPGVEADDTDWAGKARPALGPAGLDEALAEIDRLAALPQVRAIGETGLDYYRTGPEGTATQKESFRRHIAVAKRHGRALMIHDRDAHEDVLGVLAEEGAPETVVFHCFSGDAEMAKVCADNGYFMSFAGNVTFASADELREAAALAPPELVLVETDAPFLTPKPYRGRPNAPYLVPHTLRALAETKGMAEDELAEAVAANGRRAFALD, from the coding sequence ATGGGCAAGCGAAGCGGTAGCGCCGTGCGCAACAGGAACGCGCAGACCCCGCCGGAACCGCCGGAGCCGCTGCGTGTGGCCGTCGGCGACAGCCACACGCACATGGACATGCAGACCCCCGAACCCGGCGCGATCATCGCCGCCGCCGAGGCGGTGGGCGTCACCCCGCTGATGCAGGTCGGCGTGGACGTCTCCTCCTCCCAGTGGGCGGCCCGGATCGCGGCCGAGCACCCGACCGTGTGGGCCGCGGCGGCCCTGCACCCCAACGAGGCGCCGCGCATCGTGCACGGCGACGGGGCGCCGGGCGTCGAGGCCGACGACACCGACTGGGCCGGCAAGGCCCGGCCCGCCCTCGGGCCGGCCGGCTTGGACGAGGCGCTGGCCGAGATCGACCGGCTGGCCGCATTGCCCCAGGTCCGCGCGATCGGTGAGACCGGCCTCGACTACTACCGCACCGGCCCCGAGGGAACGGCGACCCAGAAGGAGTCGTTCCGCCGGCACATCGCCGTGGCCAAGCGGCACGGCCGGGCGCTGATGATCCACGACCGCGACGCTCACGAGGACGTGCTGGGCGTCCTCGCCGAAGAAGGGGCGCCGGAGACCGTGGTGTTCCACTGCTTCTCCGGCGACGCCGAGATGGCCAAAGTCTGTGCCGACAACGGCTACTTCATGAGCTTCGCCGGAAACGTGACCTTCGCCAGCGCCGACGAGCTGCGTGAAGCCGCCGCACTCGCTCCGCCCGAACTCGTGCTGGTCGAGACCGACGCCCCGTTCCTGACCCCCAAGCCCTACCGGGGGCGGCCCAACGCGCCCTACCTGGTGCCCCACACCCTGCGCGCACTGGCCGAAACCAAGGGCATGGCCGAGGACGAGCTGGCCGAAGCCGTCGCCGCCAACGGCCGCCGCGCCTTCGCCCTCGACTGA
- the metG gene encoding methionine--tRNA ligase → MSSKRHILTAVAWPYANGPRHIGHVSGFGVPSDVFARFQRMSGHEVLMVSGTDEHGTPVQVLADQEGVAPRELADRYNRVIVEDLVALGLSYDLFTRTTTGNHYAVAQELFTGLYENGYIFTHTTKGAMSPSTGRTLPDRYIEGTCPICGYGSARGDQCDNCGNQLDPIDLVEPRSKVDGETPEFVDTEHFMLDLPAFAEVLGAWLQSKSGQWRPNVLKFSLNLLDGLQPRAVTRDLNWGVPIPLESWRDNSNKRLYVWFDAVIGYLSASVEWARRTGDPEAWRRWWQEPEAEGYYFMGKDNIVFHSEIWPAMLMGYSGRGDRGGDPGSLGELNLPTEVVSSEFLTMEGRKFSSSRRVAVYVRDFLERYSADALRYYIIAAGPETQDTDFTWAEFVRRNNDELVAAWGNLVNRSISMAAKYLGEIPEPGGFSDEDRRVLAESAAAFDAVGDHLNHSRFKAGLQEAMRTVAEANKYISEQAPWALRKTDPDRMRTVLHVALQLVSDAKTLMTPFLPESSNKVHAMLGGTGVWSAMPRIDTAADTIGSDPDISDYPVITGDYGDSEAVWASVPVRAGTALSAPTPLFTKLDPSVADDEVARLEQEAAE, encoded by the coding sequence ATGTCGTCGAAACGCCACATCCTGACCGCGGTGGCCTGGCCTTACGCCAACGGCCCCCGCCATATCGGGCACGTATCCGGGTTCGGTGTCCCCTCCGACGTCTTCGCGCGCTTCCAGCGAATGTCCGGGCACGAGGTCCTGATGGTCAGCGGCACCGACGAGCACGGCACGCCCGTGCAGGTCCTGGCCGACCAGGAGGGCGTCGCCCCGCGCGAACTCGCCGACCGCTACAACCGCGTGATCGTCGAGGACCTCGTCGCGCTCGGGCTGTCCTACGACCTGTTCACGCGCACCACCACCGGCAACCACTACGCCGTCGCCCAAGAGCTGTTCACCGGGCTCTACGAGAACGGTTACATCTTCACCCACACCACCAAGGGCGCCATGTCGCCCTCCACCGGGCGCACCCTGCCCGACCGCTACATCGAGGGCACCTGCCCCATCTGCGGCTACGGCAGCGCGCGCGGCGACCAGTGCGACAACTGCGGCAACCAGCTCGACCCGATCGACCTGGTCGAGCCGCGCTCCAAGGTCGACGGCGAGACCCCCGAGTTCGTCGACACCGAGCACTTCATGCTCGACCTTCCGGCCTTCGCCGAGGTGCTGGGCGCGTGGCTGCAGTCCAAGAGCGGCCAGTGGCGCCCGAACGTCCTGAAGTTCTCGCTGAACCTGCTCGACGGCCTCCAGCCGCGGGCGGTCACCCGCGACCTCAACTGGGGTGTGCCGATCCCGCTGGAGAGCTGGCGCGACAACAGCAACAAGCGGCTGTACGTGTGGTTCGACGCGGTCATCGGATACCTGTCCGCGTCGGTGGAGTGGGCTCGGCGCACCGGCGACCCCGAGGCCTGGCGCCGCTGGTGGCAGGAGCCCGAGGCCGAGGGCTACTACTTCATGGGCAAGGACAACATCGTCTTCCACTCCGAGATCTGGCCGGCGATGCTCATGGGCTACAGCGGCCGGGGCGACCGCGGGGGCGATCCCGGGTCGCTGGGCGAGCTGAACCTGCCCACCGAGGTGGTCTCCAGCGAGTTCCTCACGATGGAGGGCCGCAAGTTCTCCTCGTCGCGGCGCGTGGCCGTCTACGTCCGCGACTTCCTGGAGCGCTACTCCGCCGACGCGCTGCGCTACTACATCATCGCGGCCGGGCCCGAGACCCAGGACACCGACTTCACCTGGGCCGAGTTCGTCCGCCGCAACAACGACGAACTGGTCGCCGCTTGGGGCAACCTGGTCAACCGGTCGATCTCCATGGCCGCCAAGTACCTCGGCGAGATCCCCGAGCCCGGCGGGTTCTCCGACGAGGACCGCCGCGTCCTGGCCGAGTCCGCCGCCGCCTTCGACGCGGTCGGCGACCACCTGAACCACTCCCGGTTCAAGGCGGGTCTGCAGGAGGCCATGCGCACCGTCGCCGAGGCCAACAAGTACATCTCCGAGCAGGCGCCCTGGGCGCTGCGCAAGACCGACCCCGACCGGATGCGCACCGTGCTGCACGTCGCCTTGCAGCTTGTCAGCGACGCCAAGACGCTGATGACGCCGTTCCTGCCGGAGTCCTCCAACAAGGTCCACGCCATGCTCGGCGGCACCGGCGTCTGGTCGGCGATGCCGCGCATCGACACCGCCGCCGACACCATCGGCAGCGACCCCGACATCAGCGATTACCCGGTCATCACCGGCGACTACGGCGACAGCGAGGCGGTGTGGGCGTCGGTGCCCGTCCGTGCGGGCACCGCGCTGTCGGCGCCGACGCCGCTGTTCACCAAGCTCGACCCCAGTGTGGCCGACGACGAGGTCGCCCGCCTGGAGCAGGAGGCCGCCGAGTAG
- the secD gene encoding protein translocase subunit SecD has product MSTQTGAGTRWLRGIVSLAIVIGAFGAAWFIPPQLGLDLSGGTQIVLETRDGRAGTEANAENTDQVIEVLRERIDSLGVSEATMSRSGENRIIVELPGVQDPTEAAEILGQTAQLTFHPVLGVQPQQGGGMQAPGGGLGGGAGGGESANAPADEARAPADGQGGSGSGQGGGAGGMSEEELQQLMESQGGSGQGGEGGMSQEQLQQLMQGQGGSGGGQQQAADPDKVARTLPDEQGNQLQLGESRIEGDQVASAEAVLDPTTNTQWQVNVDFRGEGNDAWAELTGQAACNDPGQPQRRVAIVLDDEVISSPEVNQDTACDVGQTGGSTTITSSSFDQESANDLAVLIEGGSLPLPVAEVQRQTVGPTLGADAIKASFIAGAVGLLLTGIYICVAYRLVGFLAAVALACYTLIAYAALVALSATLTLPGLAGFVLAIGMAIDANVLIFERAREEYQQQAKVYESNKSAGMADATDSDTEQAESGVLSRRRRRAIPPNLQKAFLNGTQKAWSAVLDTNITTLIAAALLFFFASGTVRGFGVTLGLGTVASMVSALVIARVLVEWAVRRKVVRNHPAVTGISKISRVRTWLTERNPDLMSRGKLWLGIAAGIVVVAVAGVLIRTPDFGVEFTGGRVMDFTTEQEISVGDARDAVSEAGHPSAVVQESGDGDIAVRTGPISDSEAHAIQDTLAEEAGGAERLSDEKIGPSMGDELRDRALIALVAALALQMVYLAWRFRWSFGVSTMLALAFDITLVIGLFTWLGRPIDGVFLAAILSVIGFSVNDSVVVFDRVRDEWANDSKSGFKKIANTAILHTIPRTVNTTIGGVFILGTLAIFGGSSLRDFSVAMLVGLMSGVFSTVFVAAPLAAWLQRWDKTPPPHVIREKRTKQRKELRTAREQTDGAVV; this is encoded by the coding sequence TTGTCCACCCAAACGGGAGCCGGAACGCGCTGGCTGCGCGGCATCGTCTCCCTAGCCATCGTCATCGGCGCGTTCGGCGCCGCATGGTTCATACCGCCGCAGCTGGGGCTCGATCTCAGCGGCGGCACCCAGATCGTCCTGGAAACCCGGGACGGCCGCGCCGGAACCGAGGCCAACGCCGAGAACACCGACCAGGTGATCGAGGTGCTGCGCGAGCGCATCGACAGCCTCGGCGTCAGCGAAGCCACCATGTCGCGGTCCGGTGAGAACCGGATCATCGTCGAGCTGCCCGGCGTGCAGGACCCCACCGAGGCGGCTGAGATCCTCGGCCAGACCGCGCAGCTCACCTTCCACCCCGTCCTGGGTGTCCAGCCGCAGCAGGGCGGCGGCATGCAGGCGCCCGGCGGCGGCCTCGGCGGCGGGGCCGGCGGCGGCGAATCCGCCAACGCACCCGCCGACGAAGCACGGGCCCCCGCCGACGGCCAGGGCGGCTCCGGCAGCGGCCAAGGCGGCGGCGCCGGCGGCATGTCCGAAGAAGAGCTCCAGCAGCTCATGGAGAGCCAGGGCGGCTCCGGCCAGGGCGGCGAAGGCGGCATGAGCCAGGAGCAGCTCCAGCAGCTCATGCAGGGCCAGGGCGGCTCCGGCGGCGGCCAGCAGCAGGCCGCCGACCCCGACAAGGTCGCCCGCACCCTGCCCGACGAGCAGGGCAACCAGCTCCAGCTGGGCGAATCCCGGATCGAAGGCGACCAGGTCGCCAGCGCCGAGGCCGTGCTCGACCCGACCACCAACACGCAGTGGCAGGTCAACGTCGACTTCCGCGGCGAGGGCAACGACGCCTGGGCCGAGCTCACCGGCCAGGCCGCCTGCAACGACCCCGGCCAGCCCCAGCGGCGCGTCGCGATCGTGCTCGACGACGAGGTCATCTCCTCGCCCGAGGTCAACCAGGACACCGCCTGCGACGTCGGTCAGACCGGCGGTTCCACGACCATCACCAGCTCGTCCTTCGACCAGGAGAGCGCCAACGACCTGGCCGTGCTGATCGAGGGCGGCTCGCTGCCGCTGCCGGTCGCCGAGGTGCAGCGCCAGACGGTCGGCCCCACCTTGGGCGCCGACGCCATCAAGGCCAGCTTCATCGCCGGCGCGGTCGGCCTGCTGCTGACCGGCATCTACATCTGCGTGGCCTACCGCCTCGTCGGCTTCCTGGCCGCGGTGGCGCTGGCCTGCTACACCCTGATCGCCTACGCGGCTCTGGTGGCGCTGAGCGCGACGCTCACCCTGCCGGGCCTCGCCGGGTTCGTGCTCGCGATCGGCATGGCCATCGACGCCAACGTGCTGATATTCGAACGAGCACGCGAGGAGTACCAGCAGCAGGCCAAGGTCTACGAGTCCAACAAGTCGGCGGGTATGGCCGACGCCACCGACTCCGATACCGAACAGGCCGAATCGGGCGTGCTTTCGCGCCGCCGGCGCCGGGCGATTCCGCCGAACCTCCAGAAGGCGTTCCTCAACGGCACGCAGAAGGCCTGGAGCGCGGTGCTGGACACCAACATCACCACGCTCATCGCCGCGGCGCTGCTGTTCTTCTTCGCCTCGGGCACGGTCCGCGGCTTCGGCGTCACTCTGGGCCTGGGCACCGTCGCCTCGATGGTCTCCGCCCTGGTCATCGCCCGCGTGCTGGTCGAATGGGCGGTGCGCCGCAAGGTGGTGCGCAACCACCCCGCCGTGACCGGCATCTCCAAGATCAGCCGGGTGCGCACCTGGCTGACCGAGCGCAACCCCGACCTGATGTCGCGCGGCAAGCTCTGGCTGGGCATCGCCGCGGGGATCGTGGTCGTCGCGGTGGCGGGCGTGCTGATCCGCACACCCGACTTCGGTGTGGAGTTCACCGGCGGCCGGGTCATGGACTTCACGACCGAGCAGGAGATCAGCGTCGGCGACGCCCGCGACGCCGTGTCCGAGGCCGGCCACCCCTCTGCGGTGGTGCAGGAGTCGGGCGACGGCGACATCGCGGTGCGCACCGGCCCGATCTCCGACTCCGAGGCGCATGCGATCCAGGACACGCTGGCCGAGGAAGCCGGCGGCGCCGAACGGCTCTCCGACGAGAAGATCGGCCCCAGTATGGGCGACGAACTGCGCGACCGGGCGCTCATCGCGCTGGTGGCGGCGCTCGCCCTGCAGATGGTCTATCTCGCCTGGCGGTTCCGCTGGTCGTTCGGCGTCTCGACGATGCTGGCGCTGGCCTTCGACATCACCCTGGTGATCGGCCTGTTCACCTGGCTGGGCCGGCCGATCGACGGCGTGTTCCTCGCCGCCATCCTGAGCGTCATCGGATTCTCGGTGAACGATTCGGTGGTGGTGTTCGACCGTGTGCGCGACGAATGGGCCAACGACAGCAAGTCGGGCTTCAAGAAGATCGCCAACACGGCCATCCTGCACACCATCCCGCGTACGGTGAACACCACCATCGGCGGTGTGTTCATCCTGGGCACACTGGCGATCTTCGGTGGCTCCTCGCTCCGCGACTTCTCGGTGGCGATGCTGGTCGGCCTGATGTCGGGTGTCTTCTCGACGGTGTTCGTGGCGGCTCCGCTGGCGGCGTGGCTGCAGCGGTGGGACAAGACGCCCCCGCCGCACGTCATCCGGGAGAAGCGCACCAAGCAGCGCAAGGAGCTGCGCACCGCCCGTGAGCAGACCGACGGCGCGGTCGTCTAG
- the rsmI gene encoding 16S rRNA (cytidine(1402)-2'-O)-methyltransferase, translating to MTAGPGGTGDPRAAQGAGTLTLAGLPIGNGDDAPPRLLRALEEARIIAAEDTRRLRRFAARAQLRLGGETGARVVSYYDANESRRAEELLGELKAGGDVVMVTDAGMPGVSDPGYRLVAACADAGVPVTAIPGPTAATTALVLSGLPTDRFCFEGFPPRKGRRAFFGELAGERRTMVFFESTHRLAATLAAMAEGFGADRRAAVCRELTKTYEEVRRAPLGELAEWARGEVRGEITVVVAGAAPPAVARTSEDLAAAVAEREGGGVSRTDAIREVARELGVPKREVYDAAHR from the coding sequence GTGACTGCAGGGCCCGGCGGAACCGGGGACCCGCGCGCCGCACAGGGCGCGGGAACCCTGACACTGGCAGGGTTGCCCATCGGCAACGGCGACGACGCTCCGCCGCGGCTGCTGCGCGCGCTTGAGGAAGCTCGGATCATCGCGGCGGAGGATACCCGGCGGCTGCGCCGCTTCGCCGCCCGGGCGCAGCTGCGTCTGGGCGGCGAGACCGGGGCGCGTGTGGTCTCCTACTACGACGCCAACGAGTCGCGCCGCGCCGAGGAGCTGCTGGGCGAGTTGAAGGCGGGCGGCGACGTCGTGATGGTCACCGACGCCGGCATGCCCGGGGTGTCCGACCCCGGATACCGGCTGGTCGCCGCATGCGCCGACGCCGGAGTACCCGTGACGGCGATTCCCGGCCCCACAGCGGCGACCACCGCGCTGGTGCTGTCCGGGCTGCCCACCGACCGCTTCTGCTTCGAAGGCTTCCCGCCGCGCAAGGGCCGGCGGGCCTTCTTCGGCGAATTGGCCGGCGAGCGCCGGACGATGGTCTTCTTCGAGAGCACGCACCGGTTGGCCGCGACGCTCGCCGCCATGGCCGAGGGATTCGGCGCCGACCGGCGCGCGGCGGTGTGCCGGGAGCTGACCAAGACCTACGAAGAGGTGCGGCGCGCGCCCTTGGGCGAACTCGCCGAGTGGGCCCGGGGCGAGGTGCGCGGGGAGATCACCGTCGTGGTCGCCGGCGCCGCCCCGCCGGCCGTCGCGCGCACGTCCGAGGACCTGGCGGCGGCGGTGGCCGAACGCGAGGGCGGGGGCGTCTCCCGCACCGACGCGATCCGCGAGGTCGCCCGCGAGCTCGGGGTGCCCAAGCGCGAGGTCTACGACGCGGCGCACCGCTGA
- a CDS encoding dolichyl-phosphate-mannose--protein mannosyltransferase, whose translation MTTTAPEASADPDPSWRASVRSRLVPPMPSPAWPGWVGAVALALFAGALRVIGLGRPGQIYFDETYYAKNALSMWVFGYEHESLENADEMLARGNGDIWSGGADFVVHPPLSKWLIGAGDQLWSLLPGTAGVDPEGWRLASAVFGALSVLLLVRIAHRLTRSWLLGCAAGLIMALDGLHFTLSRIAMVDIFLTFFILAGFGCLVLDRDRARERLAAHAERGGGALNWLGMRWWRIAAGLFLGLAVGCKWSALFYLAAFGLLTVAWDYGARRSVAHDRTALRWFAFDAVPAFFQTVGVAVVTYVATWSGWFATAGGYARGWGAAHMPGWLENTPGLVQAPVNGLRSLAHYHSQMYSFHSGLSKSHDYASQPWEWPVMRTPVAFFYSDQPSDCGAADCSTTILSLGTPAVWWLGCVAVVVMLGWWLTYRDWRAGAVLLGVAAGWLPWFAYPERTMFAFYALPALPFVVLAIVLALGLALGAGETRPEYSPWARVAGGVGFGVVLLLVVANFAYLYPVLSAETIPYDSWAQRMWFDTWIYGNGGG comes from the coding sequence ATGACCACCACCGCACCCGAAGCTTCCGCCGATCCCGATCCGAGCTGGCGGGCATCGGTCCGCTCTCGCCTGGTACCGCCGATGCCGAGTCCCGCGTGGCCGGGGTGGGTCGGCGCGGTGGCGCTGGCGCTGTTCGCCGGCGCACTGCGCGTGATCGGGCTGGGGCGGCCCGGCCAGATCTACTTCGACGAGACCTACTACGCCAAGAACGCGCTGTCGATGTGGGTCTTCGGCTATGAGCACGAGAGCCTCGAAAACGCCGACGAGATGCTGGCGCGGGGCAACGGCGACATCTGGAGCGGGGGCGCCGACTTCGTGGTGCACCCGCCGCTGTCCAAGTGGCTGATCGGGGCGGGCGACCAGCTGTGGAGCCTGCTTCCGGGCACCGCCGGCGTCGATCCCGAAGGGTGGCGGCTGGCTTCGGCGGTCTTCGGCGCGCTGTCGGTGCTGCTGCTGGTGCGGATCGCCCACCGGCTGACGCGCTCGTGGCTGCTGGGGTGTGCGGCGGGCCTGATCATGGCGCTGGACGGGCTGCATTTCACGCTCAGCCGCATCGCGATGGTCGACATCTTCCTGACCTTCTTCATCCTGGCGGGCTTCGGCTGCCTGGTACTCGACCGCGACCGCGCCCGGGAGCGGCTGGCCGCCCACGCCGAGCGGGGCGGCGGTGCGCTCAACTGGCTGGGGATGCGCTGGTGGCGCATCGCCGCGGGCCTGTTCTTGGGGCTGGCGGTCGGCTGCAAATGGTCGGCGCTGTTCTACCTGGCGGCGTTCGGCCTGCTCACCGTCGCCTGGGACTACGGCGCACGGCGCAGCGTCGCCCACGACCGCACAGCGCTGCGCTGGTTCGCCTTCGACGCGGTGCCGGCGTTCTTCCAGACGGTGGGCGTGGCTGTGGTGACCTACGTGGCGACCTGGAGCGGCTGGTTCGCGACCGCCGGCGGTTACGCCCGCGGGTGGGGGGCGGCCCACATGCCGGGCTGGCTGGAGAACACGCCGGGACTCGTCCAGGCCCCGGTCAACGGATTGCGGAGCCTGGCCCATTACCACAGCCAGATGTACTCCTTCCACAGCGGACTGTCGAAGTCGCACGACTACGCGTCGCAGCCGTGGGAGTGGCCCGTCATGCGGACCCCGGTCGCCTTCTTCTACAGCGACCAGCCCTCCGACTGCGGTGCGGCGGACTGCTCGACGACGATCCTGAGCCTGGGCACTCCGGCGGTGTGGTGGCTGGGGTGCGTCGCCGTGGTGGTGATGCTGGGCTGGTGGTTGACCTACCGGGACTGGCGCGCAGGCGCGGTGCTGCTGGGTGTGGCCGCGGGGTGGCTGCCGTGGTTCGCCTACCCCGAGCGGACCATGTTCGCCTTCTACGCCCTTCCGGCGCTGCCTTTCGTCGTGCTGGCGATCGTGCTGGCCCTGGGTCTGGCCCTGGGCGCGGGCGAGACGCGGCCGGAGTATTCGCCCTGGGCGCGGGTGGCCGGCGGCGTGGGCTTCGGTGTGGTCCTTCTGCTGGTGGTCGCCAACTTCGCCTACCTGTACCCGGTACTCAGTGCCGAGACGATCCCCTACGACTCCTGGGCTCAGCGCATGTGGTTCGACACCTGGATCTACGGCAACGGCGGCGGCTGA
- a CDS encoding cold-shock protein, which produces MAQGTVKWFNSEKGFGFIAVEGGGPDVFVHYSAIAGTGFRNLEEDQSVEFEVTEGPKGPQASNVRSL; this is translated from the coding sequence ATGGCTCAGGGCACCGTGAAGTGGTTCAACTCTGAGAAGGGTTTCGGTTTCATCGCCGTTGAGGGCGGTGGACCGGACGTGTTCGTGCACTACTCGGCGATCGCGGGTACCGGCTTCCGGAACCTGGAAGAGGACCAGTCGGTCGAGTTCGAGGTCACCGAAGGGCCCAAGGGCCCGCAGGCGTCCAACGTGCGTTCGCTCTGA
- a CDS encoding ion transporter: MGDTALRERAGAIVGSHRFQTLIVLLILLNAATLGMETYVDGPLAGAEDLLAAAETGFVTVFAAELALKVFAHGRRFFRDPWNWFDMAVVGIAAVPASSGLSVLRTLRILRILRLISVLPQMRTIVTALFRSVPGMGAVIGLLLIIVYTAAVLGERLFHEIDPEHFGDLGTTLYTMFVLLTTEDWPDVAQPVLDREPAAWLFFVGYIVVTAFIMLNLVIGVIVTALEQEVNAERWKEDQDLELAQHQSVMNRLEELTEQVGRLSEQVRALGGAPAEGEAQPQPGGRAGADGAGPARGGDGGTAGTHSGDGGTGGRPVP, translated from the coding sequence GTGGGCGACACGGCGTTGCGCGAACGGGCAGGGGCGATCGTCGGCAGCCACCGGTTCCAGACGCTGATCGTCCTCCTGATCCTGCTGAACGCGGCCACGCTGGGCATGGAGACCTATGTCGACGGCCCGCTCGCCGGTGCCGAGGACCTGCTGGCCGCCGCCGAAACGGGGTTCGTCACCGTGTTCGCCGCCGAGCTGGCGCTCAAGGTCTTCGCTCACGGCCGCCGGTTCTTCCGCGACCCCTGGAACTGGTTCGACATGGCCGTGGTCGGCATCGCCGCCGTGCCGGCGTCCTCCGGCCTGTCGGTGCTGCGGACGCTGCGCATCCTGCGGATCCTGCGGTTGATCAGCGTCCTGCCGCAGATGCGCACGATCGTCACGGCCCTGTTCCGCTCGGTCCCGGGCATGGGGGCCGTCATCGGGCTGCTGCTGATCATCGTCTACACCGCGGCGGTGCTGGGCGAGCGACTCTTCCACGAGATCGACCCCGAGCATTTCGGCGACCTCGGCACGACCCTCTACACCATGTTCGTGCTGCTGACCACCGAGGACTGGCCCGATGTGGCCCAGCCCGTTCTGGACCGGGAACCGGCGGCGTGGCTGTTCTTCGTCGGCTACATCGTGGTCACGGCCTTCATCATGCTGAACCTGGTGATCGGCGTGATCGTCACCGCGTTGGAGCAGGAGGTCAACGCCGAGCGGTGGAAGGAGGACCAGGACCTGGAACTCGCGCAGCACCAGTCGGTGATGAACCGGCTGGAGGAGCTGACCGAACAGGTGGGCCGGCTCAGCGAGCAGGTGCGGGCGCTGGGCGGCGCCCCCGCCGAGGGAGAGGCGCAGCCGCAACCGGGCGGCCGGGCGGGTGCGGACGGGGCAGGACCGGCGCGCGGCGGCGACGGCGGAACCGCGGGCACGCACTCCGGCGACGGGGGGACCGGCGGGCGGCCGGTGCCGTAG
- a CDS encoding sec-independent translocase, translating to MFNISAGEFITLAVLALVILGPEQLPKAAAQVGRVLRQLRTMANSAKADIQQGLGPEFKDFDVEDLNPRRFVQKHFWEADEEDDAGGRRPASQLNGKRPPFDSEAT from the coding sequence ATGTTCAACATCAGCGCGGGCGAGTTCATCACTCTGGCTGTGCTCGCACTCGTGATCCTCGGCCCGGAGCAGCTGCCGAAGGCCGCCGCCCAGGTCGGCAGGGTGCTGCGGCAGCTGCGGACCATGGCCAACAGTGCCAAGGCCGACATCCAGCAGGGCCTGGGGCCGGAGTTCAAGGACTTCGACGTCGAGGATCTGAACCCGCGCAGGTTCGTGCAGAAGCACTTCTGGGAGGCCGACGAGGAGGACGACGCCGGCGGCCGCCGGCCCGCGTCCCAGCTCAACGGAAAGCGCCCGCCGTTCGACAGCGAGGCCACCTGA
- the sepX gene encoding divisome protein SepX/GlpR, with amino-acid sequence MSSSPLYLAIVVVWLIVLVPMLLRRDSAGQYEDDADLDAEFDDGGQDPADDGAEADIGEDGADEGSEDAAGTRAEEAAPADERDRAPGSEDDDVHRARSARRTAAPEPTRKLERPDARDPLDEAESDEEAAMEAAPPPAPRPPVTRATVIARRRRRTSGLTALLVLAGVGVATGLGPWWVLAPPAVLLVGHVALLREAAKADADRRAAELRRRRRAAELRRAREAREEARAARRAQVIELMERRKEVYDQYTDAHQRAAGD; translated from the coding sequence ATGAGCAGCTCTCCTCTGTATCTCGCCATCGTGGTCGTGTGGCTCATCGTGCTGGTGCCGATGCTGCTGCGGCGTGACTCCGCCGGCCAGTACGAGGACGACGCCGATCTGGACGCCGAATTCGACGACGGCGGGCAGGACCCTGCCGACGACGGTGCTGAGGCCGACATCGGCGAGGACGGTGCGGACGAGGGCTCCGAGGACGCAGCCGGTACGCGGGCCGAGGAAGCCGCGCCCGCGGATGAGCGCGACCGTGCTCCGGGAAGCGAGGACGACGATGTCCACCGGGCGCGCTCCGCACGCCGCACCGCGGCCCCCGAGCCCACCCGAAAGCTGGAGCGCCCGGACGCTCGGGATCCGCTCGACGAGGCGGAGAGCGACGAGGAGGCCGCGATGGAGGCCGCTCCGCCTCCCGCTCCGCGGCCGCCCGTGACCCGGGCGACGGTCATCGCGCGGCGCAGGCGGCGTACCTCCGGGCTGACGGCGCTGCTCGTGCTGGCCGGAGTCGGCGTCGCCACCGGACTGGGGCCGTGGTGGGTGCTGGCTCCTCCGGCCGTGCTGCTGGTGGGGCATGTGGCTCTGCTGCGCGAGGCGGCCAAGGCCGACGCCGACCGCCGCGCCGCCGAACTGCGACGGCGCCGCAGGGCGGCCGAGCTCCGCCGCGCCCGCGAGGCCCGGGAGGAGGCCCGGGCGGCGCGCCGCGCTCAGGTGATCGAGCTGATGGAGCGCCGCAAAGAGGTCTACGACCAGTACACCGACGCCCACCAGCGCGCCGCGGGCGACTGA